From a single Nostoc sp. MS1 genomic region:
- a CDS encoding bifunctional nuclease family protein, whose product MIEMKVAGIALDAITRSPIVLLKDASDRRALPIYIGQEQARAIMGALENQKPPRPLTHDLIVNILEAWDMTLEKVIIHSLQKDTFYAALILQQGEVKKEIDARPSDAIAVALRTNTPIWVMEEVIADASIPVDRDADEAEQQAFKEFISNLRPEDLIKRFGNGDS is encoded by the coding sequence ATGATTGAAATGAAAGTCGCTGGCATAGCATTAGATGCCATAACCCGCAGCCCAATAGTATTGTTGAAAGACGCTTCCGATCGCCGTGCTTTACCAATCTATATTGGTCAAGAACAGGCTAGGGCTATTATGGGCGCACTGGAGAATCAAAAGCCTCCCCGTCCCTTAACCCACGACTTAATAGTGAATATTTTGGAGGCGTGGGACATGACTCTAGAAAAGGTGATTATTCACTCGTTACAAAAGGATACATTCTATGCAGCGTTGATTCTTCAGCAAGGCGAAGTCAAAAAAGAAATTGACGCACGTCCTAGTGATGCGATCGCTGTTGCTCTCCGTACAAATACGCCTATTTGGGTGATGGAAGAAGTAATTGCTGATGCTTCCATTCCCGTAGATCGTGATGCTGATGAAGCTGAACAACAAGCCTTTAAGGAATTTATTTCCAATCTTCGTCCCGAGGATTTAATCAAGCGCTTTGGTAATGGTGACAGTTAG
- a CDS encoding riboflavin synthase: MFTGLIQALGTIKPLGGDSWQITCVSQSLSIMQDLAYGDSVAVDGVCLTVEEILKDGFIASASPETLRRTTLGTEQAQQGYVNLETSLRVGGKVGGHFVMGHVDGVGQLLGLEQTATSWEMTFTAPDAIARYIVSKGSITVNGISLTVAAYEPELSQFTVAVIPLTYAETNLRYLIPGRWVNLEGDILGKYVEKFLQPGHRHSNNTDITPAFLVEHGYM; this comes from the coding sequence GTGTTTACAGGATTAATCCAAGCATTAGGAACAATCAAGCCTCTAGGGGGCGATTCTTGGCAGATTACTTGTGTAAGTCAATCATTATCAATCATGCAGGATTTGGCTTACGGTGACAGCGTGGCGGTAGATGGTGTTTGCCTCACAGTGGAAGAAATTTTAAAAGATGGGTTTATTGCCTCCGCTTCCCCCGAAACTCTCCGCCGCACCACTCTAGGCACTGAACAAGCACAACAAGGATACGTCAACCTAGAAACTTCCTTAAGAGTTGGTGGTAAAGTCGGCGGTCACTTTGTCATGGGTCATGTAGATGGTGTAGGACAATTACTAGGGTTGGAACAGACAGCCACTTCTTGGGAAATGACTTTTACCGCACCAGATGCGATCGCACGTTACATTGTCTCCAAGGGTAGCATTACTGTCAATGGCATCAGTTTAACTGTAGCCGCCTACGAGCCAGAATTATCTCAGTTCACCGTGGCAGTAATCCCTCTAACTTACGCTGAGACGAATCTTCGCTATCTTATCCCTGGCAGATGGGTAAATTTAGAAGGTGATATCTTAGGCAAGTACGTCGAGAAATTTCTCCAACCCGGTCATCGACACAGCAACAATACAGATATTACGCCTGCCTTTTTGGTAGAGCATGGGTATATGTAG
- a CDS encoding M23 family metallopeptidase produces MTQRNNSAHNNSHQPQPETSTKRLAYTLPAQGLCLLSSVSLLSGGLVVAQTEASIDNIVPTIENAQPAAGTTTVKKDIVIPEASPTEPKFSSRRSTLRQRLGKQEVSQTRPSQPKTESTEPVFSVRQSKPQVETSRVTPAKNPQVKPQVAETPKVTPTKDTEVATPTPSPADNLPAFAKPTNSGVATEKNRDFNNAYIDPTDYSDKTAGTYEAPNSVIITERSSGCRTILATGQGVGNGCAKPSDNQRVANSSGKSSPTWLRRSQTAQVATLTPNRRFLANNNGQLSNSPVGTANVTKTAYNPNRFIPNPSEFVGTTTTSATPIAPSGGMLPPPMAEGNIAPRVSTVAYDIPLASVLPQIPFSNTLAYSGSGIMYPLAVASPITSLFGWRIHPITGTQRFHAGIDLGAPMGTPVLAAARGQVETASWVGGYGNTIIINHGSAQQTLYGHLSQILVQPGQWVEPGMVIGEVGSTGNSTGPHLHFEARHLTQNGWVAVDPGVELQIALSQLLNNRRTAQAMRK; encoded by the coding sequence ATGACGCAGCGCAATAACTCTGCCCATAACAATTCACACCAACCACAGCCAGAAACAAGCACAAAACGCCTAGCTTATACTTTACCAGCACAGGGTTTATGTTTGTTAAGTAGCGTTAGCCTCCTCAGTGGTGGCTTAGTGGTTGCCCAAACAGAAGCATCAATAGATAACATTGTTCCTACTATTGAAAATGCCCAGCCAGCAGCAGGCACAACTACTGTAAAAAAAGATATTGTTATACCGGAAGCATCACCAACTGAGCCAAAATTCTCTTCTAGAAGAAGCACACTCAGACAAAGGTTGGGTAAACAAGAAGTCTCCCAAACAAGACCGTCCCAACCTAAAACAGAATCTACCGAACCTGTTTTTAGCGTTAGACAGTCAAAACCACAGGTAGAAACTTCCCGTGTAACTCCAGCTAAAAATCCCCAAGTCAAACCCCAAGTAGCGGAAACTCCAAAAGTTACGCCTACTAAAGACACAGAAGTAGCTACACCGACACCTTCCCCAGCAGATAACCTCCCAGCTTTTGCCAAACCTACAAACAGTGGTGTGGCGACAGAGAAAAATAGGGATTTTAACAACGCCTACATTGACCCCACCGATTACAGCGATAAAACTGCGGGAACCTACGAAGCTCCAAATTCTGTAATTATTACCGAACGCTCTAGCGGTTGTCGGACTATTTTAGCTACAGGGCAAGGTGTTGGTAATGGCTGTGCCAAACCCTCAGATAACCAGCGTGTTGCTAATTCCAGTGGCAAATCATCTCCCACTTGGCTCAGAAGAAGTCAAACGGCTCAGGTAGCTACCCTTACCCCAAATCGGCGATTTTTGGCTAATAACAACGGCCAATTGAGTAATTCTCCAGTTGGGACTGCTAACGTTACCAAAACCGCATATAACCCCAATCGCTTTATTCCCAACCCCAGCGAATTTGTCGGCACTACCACAACCAGCGCGACCCCCATCGCCCCTAGTGGTGGTATGTTACCCCCACCAATGGCAGAAGGTAACATTGCGCCTCGTGTTAGCACTGTAGCTTACGACATTCCCCTAGCATCAGTACTGCCGCAAATTCCCTTCAGCAATACCCTCGCTTATAGTGGTTCAGGGATAATGTACCCCTTGGCGGTAGCATCTCCCATTACCTCTTTATTCGGCTGGCGTATTCACCCCATCACAGGAACTCAACGCTTCCACGCTGGGATTGACTTAGGTGCGCCTATGGGTACACCCGTTTTAGCCGCCGCCAGAGGTCAAGTAGAGACTGCTAGTTGGGTAGGGGGTTATGGCAACACCATCATTATCAATCACGGTTCTGCACAGCAAACCCTCTACGGGCATTTGTCACAAATCCTAGTCCAACCAGGACAATGGGTAGAACCAGGTATGGTAATTGGAGAGGTCGGTAGTACTGGCAACTCTACAGGGCCTCACCTGCACTTTGAAGCCCGCCATCTCACACAAAATGGATGGGTAGCAGTTGATCCTGGTGTAGAGCTACAAATTGCCCTTAGCCAACTGCTGAATAACAGACGTACAGCGCAAGCTATGAGGAAATAG
- a CDS encoding biotin--[acetyl-CoA-carboxylase] ligase: protein MAVEFNQQKLESALQNGRKFVYLPFSLHIFSSVASTNRTLWELIDQGADAGSVVIATQQTAGRGQWGRQWVSPTGGLYVSVAIAPKIAANTSYQLTLASAWGIASQLRQAGVDVGIKWPNDLVLEGRKLGGILTETKIKFGHISQAVVGVGINWANPVPETGINLESWQAQQVDKPISCLETLTSKVLLGIESGLACLFQEGIDILLSRYCELLVNMGDRVHVNELWGVVVGVTPQGDLRVALQTDGLTDIKTSELSLEPGTINLGYRRSLGTY, encoded by the coding sequence ATGGCTGTGGAATTTAATCAGCAAAAATTAGAATCTGCCTTGCAAAACGGGCGGAAATTTGTATATTTACCATTTTCTCTGCATATTTTTTCTTCTGTCGCCTCCACTAATCGCACCCTCTGGGAACTAATCGACCAAGGTGCAGACGCGGGTTCTGTAGTTATTGCCACACAACAAACTGCCGGAAGGGGACAATGGGGTCGTCAATGGGTTTCTCCTACTGGAGGATTATATGTGTCTGTAGCTATTGCGCCCAAAATAGCAGCAAATACTAGTTATCAGTTAACCTTAGCTAGTGCTTGGGGTATTGCCTCTCAATTACGCCAAGCTGGTGTAGATGTGGGGATTAAATGGCCGAATGATCTAGTTTTGGAGGGGCGAAAATTAGGCGGGATTCTGACAGAAACTAAAATCAAATTCGGTCATATTTCGCAAGCTGTGGTGGGTGTGGGGATTAACTGGGCAAATCCCGTACCAGAGACAGGGATTAACTTAGAATCGTGGCAAGCCCAGCAAGTAGATAAACCAATTTCATGTCTAGAAACTTTAACCAGTAAGGTTTTGCTGGGAATAGAGTCCGGTCTGGCTTGCCTTTTTCAAGAAGGAATTGATATCCTTTTGTCTCGCTATTGTGAATTATTAGTGAATATGGGCGATCGCGTACACGTTAATGAGCTTTGGGGTGTTGTGGTGGGAGTTACACCCCAAGGAGATTTGCGCGTGGCTCTCCAAACAGATGGCTTAACTGATATTAAAACATCAGAACTTTCTCTAGAACCCGGTACAATTAATTTGGGTTATCGTAGGTCTTTAGGCACATATTAG
- the pgeF gene encoding peptidoglycan editing factor PgeF: MHTWHWHNWEGLSYLSCSLLADWQHGFFTQQFWPRSPHELTKVLHPEASAYRLKQVHGNTVLTPQEVDSQTDGNTEDSALASADGLVSQQPLQAVWVASADCTPVLIGDMKTGQVAALHAGWRGTAKKIVPHAIARMQAHGSQLADLRIAMGPAIAGEVYQVSIEVAAEIGASIIPHDDTHTIVKSLHELPHSPLLADPEPGRVRVDVRRVNALQLENLGISKEQIAIAPYCTYQTPEHFFSYRREQQKKVQWSGIVSY, translated from the coding sequence ATGCACACTTGGCACTGGCACAATTGGGAAGGACTATCTTATCTAAGTTGTAGTCTCTTAGCAGATTGGCAACACGGCTTTTTCACTCAGCAATTTTGGCCGCGATCGCCCCACGAATTAACAAAGGTGCTGCACCCAGAAGCATCAGCATATCGCTTGAAGCAGGTTCATGGCAATACCGTTCTTACCCCACAAGAAGTTGATAGTCAAACTGATGGCAATACAGAGGATTCTGCTTTAGCCTCAGCCGATGGTTTAGTCAGCCAGCAACCTCTACAAGCCGTCTGGGTAGCCAGCGCCGATTGTACACCAGTCTTGATTGGGGATATGAAAACTGGGCAAGTAGCCGCACTCCACGCAGGTTGGCGGGGTACAGCTAAAAAAATTGTCCCTCATGCGATCGCCCGGATGCAGGCACATGGTAGTCAGTTAGCTGATTTACGTATTGCAATGGGGCCTGCGATCGCTGGTGAAGTTTACCAAGTCTCTATAGAAGTAGCTGCGGAAATTGGGGCTAGTATTATACCACATGATGACACTCATACTATAGTCAAATCATTACATGAATTACCCCATTCACCCCTATTAGCCGACCCAGAACCGGGAAGAGTCAGAGTTGATGTCCGGCGAGTTAATGCTTTGCAGTTAGAGAACTTAGGTATTAGCAAAGAGCAAATAGCGATCGCTCCCTATTGTACATACCAAACCCCTGAGCATTTCTTCTCTTACCGCCGTGAACAGCAGAAAAAAGTCCAATGGTCAGGGATTGTTAGTTATTAG
- a CDS encoding class I SAM-dependent methyltransferase, with translation MTTKTSWNANLYQDKHSFVWQYGEDLLQLLNPQRGEFILDLGCGTGQLTEKIAQFGAEVVGVDNSATMIEKARQNYANLHFEVADVQNLQVDKPLDAVFSNAVLHWVKEPEAAIASIHQALKSGGRFVAEFGGKGNIQQILEALYKALAGIGISHPQTLSPWYFPSIGEYVSLLEAQGFDVIYAVLFDRPTPLAEGEAGMANWIKMFASNFLVGLSSDQQVQVIQEVEKSLQGKLYYQGTWTADYRRIRIVATKI, from the coding sequence ATGACAACTAAAACTTCTTGGAATGCCAACTTATATCAAGATAAACACAGCTTTGTTTGGCAATATGGTGAGGACTTGTTGCAATTACTCAATCCCCAACGAGGCGAATTTATATTAGATTTGGGTTGTGGTACTGGACAGTTAACAGAAAAAATTGCCCAGTTTGGTGCAGAAGTTGTAGGGGTAGATAATTCAGCCACAATGATTGAGAAGGCTAGACAAAACTACGCTAATTTGCATTTTGAAGTTGCTGATGTGCAGAACTTGCAGGTAGATAAACCATTAGATGCAGTCTTTTCTAATGCTGTGCTGCATTGGGTAAAAGAACCAGAAGCTGCGATCGCCAGCATACATCAAGCCTTAAAATCAGGAGGGCGGTTCGTGGCTGAGTTTGGTGGTAAAGGTAACATACAACAAATCCTCGAAGCTTTATACAAAGCTTTAGCAGGCATTGGCATTTCCCATCCACAAACACTCAGTCCTTGGTATTTTCCTAGTATTGGGGAGTACGTTAGCTTATTAGAAGCACAAGGCTTTGATGTCATCTATGCAGTTTTGTTTGACCGTCCTACACCTCTGGCAGAAGGTGAAGCAGGTATGGCAAACTGGATTAAGATGTTCGCTAGTAATTTTTTGGTAGGATTATCATCTGACCAACAAGTACAAGTAATACAGGAAGTCGAAAAATCTTTACAAGGAAAACTCTATTACCAAGGAACTTGGACAGCAGACTATCGACGAATACGTATAGTGGCTACAAAAATTTAA
- a CDS encoding glutathione S-transferase family protein, which translates to MLKLYHAQISPNSRRVWIALLEKGLDFDLIQVNLNGEQYNQEFLLKNPFHHVPILVDDGFKIIESLAILDYLEAKYPEPVMLPKNARDLALVRMIQLVSANELLPATIALSGQILGLPGGDAEKIQQAQQKAETVLKYFESLLDDRPYFGSEYLTLADIAAGTIVPWLLKSSLPFYDYPKLDAWCNRLLARPSWQATEPSIEAIKSRMS; encoded by the coding sequence ATGCTGAAGCTTTATCACGCTCAAATTTCACCTAACTCTCGTCGTGTCTGGATTGCTCTTTTAGAAAAAGGATTAGATTTTGATCTGATACAAGTAAACCTGAATGGTGAACAGTATAATCAAGAGTTCTTACTAAAAAATCCTTTCCATCATGTGCCAATTTTAGTGGATGATGGCTTTAAGATAATTGAGTCATTGGCAATTTTGGACTATTTAGAAGCAAAATATCCTGAGCCTGTGATGTTACCAAAAAATGCTAGAGATTTAGCGCTCGTCCGCATGATACAATTGGTGAGTGCGAATGAATTATTGCCTGCAACTATTGCACTATCTGGGCAAATTCTCGGCTTACCTGGAGGTGATGCAGAAAAAATTCAGCAAGCACAGCAAAAAGCAGAAACAGTACTCAAATATTTTGAAAGTTTATTAGATGATCGCCCTTACTTTGGTAGTGAATATCTCACCTTAGCTGACATCGCAGCCGGAACCATAGTTCCTTGGTTACTAAAAAGTAGCTTACCTTTCTATGATTATCCCAAACTTGATGCTTGGTGCAATCGCTTACTAGCACGTCCGTCATGGCAAGCTACTGAACCTTCAATAGAAGCAATCAAGTCTCGCATGAGTTAG
- a CDS encoding peroxiredoxin family protein — translation MLISTDFTDLFSERFFRNFLPVPASNEFRLDVGTPDFQLPDITNGTVVKLSNYRGKQPVLLAFTRIFTEKQYCPFCFPHIKALNEKYEEFTNRGIEVLLVTSTDERQSQIVVRDLSLKMPLLSDPSCRVFRTYRVGQALGAPLPAQFVLDKNGRLAYKHLFSFFDHNASVEKLLKEFN, via the coding sequence ATGCTGATATCAACAGATTTTACTGATTTATTTAGTGAACGTTTTTTTCGGAATTTTTTGCCTGTTCCAGCGAGTAATGAATTTAGGTTAGATGTAGGAACTCCAGATTTTCAGTTACCAGATATTACTAACGGTACAGTAGTTAAGTTATCAAATTATCGAGGTAAACAGCCTGTGTTGTTAGCCTTCACTAGAATTTTTACTGAAAAACAATATTGTCCTTTCTGCTTTCCTCATATCAAAGCTTTAAACGAAAAGTATGAAGAGTTTACTAATCGTGGTATAGAAGTTTTATTAGTCACGAGTACAGATGAAAGACAAAGCCAAATAGTTGTGAGAGATTTGAGTTTAAAAATGCCATTGCTTAGTGACCCTAGTTGCCGAGTATTTCGGACTTATCGTGTAGGACAAGCTTTAGGAGCGCCTTTACCAGCCCAGTTCGTATTAGATAAAAATGGCAGACTCGCTTACAAGCATTTATTTTCATTTTTCGACCATAATGCTAGCGTTGAGAAATTGTTAAAAGAATTTAATTAA
- a CDS encoding peroxiredoxin, which produces MSITYGIEGSLRVGQQAPDFTATAVVDQEFKTIKLSDYRGKYVVLFFYPLDFTFVCPTEITAFSDRYEEFKKLNTEILGVSVDSEFSHLAWIQTDRKSGGVGDLNYPLVSDIKKEVSAAYNVLDPAAGIALRGLFIIDKDGVIQHATINNLAFGRSVDETLRTLQAIQYVQSHPDEVCPAGWQPGEKTMTPDPVKSKVYFAAV; this is translated from the coding sequence ATGTCCATCACTTACGGAATAGAAGGTAGCCTCCGCGTTGGTCAACAGGCTCCCGATTTTACAGCAACAGCTGTGGTTGATCAGGAATTTAAGACAATTAAGCTTTCCGACTATCGTGGTAAGTATGTTGTCTTATTCTTCTACCCCCTAGACTTTACCTTTGTTTGCCCCACTGAGATCACAGCATTTAGCGATCGCTACGAAGAATTTAAAAAACTTAACACCGAAATTCTCGGTGTGTCCGTTGATAGCGAGTTCTCCCACTTAGCTTGGATACAAACCGATCGCAAGTCTGGTGGTGTTGGCGACCTAAATTATCCCCTAGTTTCCGATATTAAGAAAGAGGTTAGCGCCGCTTACAACGTACTAGACCCAGCAGCAGGGATTGCTTTACGTGGTCTATTCATCATAGACAAAGATGGTGTAATTCAGCACGCCACAATTAATAACCTAGCTTTTGGTCGTAGCGTTGATGAAACATTGCGTACATTACAAGCTATTCAATACGTTCAATCTCACCCAGATGAAGTTTGTCCTGCTGGTTGGCAACCTGGCGAAAAAACCATGACTCCCGATCCCGTGAAGTCCAAAGTTTATTTCGCTGCTGTGTAG
- a CDS encoding amylo-alpha-1,6-glucosidase, translating to MDDLDTREWLLTNGLGSFASGTVSDIRTRTYHGWLFAATNPPGERTLLLSHLEASLEIAGKAVALGTNIWGSAEITPTGYKLLRSFDINPVPKWVWGEGDWQLSRQFVMPYGVGSREWGVGSGGVEAIKTTPYSAPSTQYSARAERPASANNTQHSQFCHRLLIQYRYEGREKAVLRLRLLIADRNFHHQQSQSPDIQFSQVLGDQQICLQAMIAGRFGTPWKLRWSQGEYQANAVWYWQYGLPEETQRGLGDREDLHSPGYLTVTLQPGDTVTLEASMGFPTESTDFLSSDTFTEAVEAEQERLAQVFGWEVDRDAINRVCTGEWGIGGDVEAGGDKAEFLYTFSPSSPSSPPSAIRQQLLKAGDQFIVYRESIAGPTVIAGYHWFNDWGRDTLIALPGLALVPQRFGLAKGLLQTFGRYCRHGLIPNTFPDIESEPSYNSIDAALWWIETLGLYLEATQDWEFLAEQFSTVQQIYKAYFGGTRYNIQVDATDGLVGWDARGMALTWMDAVVGGEPITPRPGKPVEINALWYSALCWLSQWAERLSKFDMGDSERLAKQARRYAQQAQQVKASLQKFWNPQLGYLYDTIDLDDRRNAQIRPNAVLALSLHHCGFSQQQGQQILDSATYRLLTPYGLRSLDPADPEYIGKYEGNLEKRDRAYHQGTVWTWLIGPFIRAWQRFYPQQPLPFDWQPLLDHFLNDACLGSISEIFDGDPPHRARGAVAQAWSVAEIIRHFE from the coding sequence ATGGATGATTTAGATACAAGAGAATGGTTACTTACCAATGGGTTAGGGAGTTTTGCCAGTGGTACTGTTTCGGATATCCGTACCAGAACCTACCACGGCTGGCTATTTGCCGCGACAAATCCCCCTGGTGAACGTACTCTGCTACTGTCGCATCTGGAAGCTAGCTTAGAAATCGCAGGTAAAGCAGTGGCATTAGGAACAAATATTTGGGGATCAGCAGAGATTACACCAACAGGTTACAAGCTGTTACGTTCCTTTGATATTAACCCGGTTCCCAAATGGGTCTGGGGTGAAGGAGATTGGCAATTAAGTCGGCAATTCGTCATGCCTTATGGCGTAGGGAGTAGGGAGTGGGGAGTAGGCAGTGGTGGAGTAGAGGCAATAAAAACAACTCCTTACTCAGCACCCAGCACTCAATACTCAGCACGGGCTGAACGCCCCGCTTCCGCTAACAATACTCAACACTCCCAATTTTGTCATCGGTTGTTAATTCAATATCGTTATGAAGGTAGAGAAAAGGCTGTACTAAGGCTGCGATTACTGATTGCCGATCGCAACTTTCACCATCAACAAAGCCAAAGTCCAGATATCCAATTCTCTCAAGTGCTAGGTGATCAACAGATTTGTTTACAAGCAATGATTGCTGGGCGCTTTGGCACACCTTGGAAGTTGCGATGGTCACAAGGAGAATATCAAGCAAATGCAGTGTGGTACTGGCAATACGGTTTACCAGAGGAGACGCAACGAGGATTGGGCGATCGCGAAGACCTCCACAGCCCTGGTTATTTAACAGTGACACTCCAACCAGGAGACACAGTTACCTTAGAGGCAAGCATGGGTTTTCCTACAGAATCTACAGATTTCCTCAGTAGCGACACCTTCACAGAAGCGGTGGAAGCAGAACAAGAAAGGCTGGCTCAGGTGTTTGGATGGGAAGTGGATAGAGACGCGATTAATCGCGTCTGTACTGGGGAGTGGGGAATAGGGGGAGATGTGGAAGCGGGGGGAGATAAAGCAGAATTTTTGTATACTTTTTCTCCCTCATCCCCCTCATCTCCCCCATCCGCCATTCGCCAGCAACTACTCAAAGCAGGCGATCAATTCATCGTCTATCGTGAATCTATCGCTGGCCCTACAGTGATTGCTGGATATCATTGGTTTAATGATTGGGGGCGTGATACTTTAATTGCTTTACCGGGTTTAGCTTTAGTACCACAGCGTTTTGGATTGGCAAAGGGATTATTGCAAACCTTTGGACGTTACTGTCGTCACGGTTTGATACCTAATACCTTTCCTGATATTGAGAGTGAGCCATCTTACAACAGTATTGATGCGGCTTTATGGTGGATTGAAACTTTAGGGCTTTATCTGGAGGCTACGCAAGATTGGGAATTTTTGGCGGAACAGTTCTCAACTGTACAGCAAATCTACAAAGCATATTTTGGCGGTACACGCTACAACATTCAGGTTGATGCTACTGACGGCTTAGTGGGTTGGGATGCTCGTGGCATGGCTCTGACTTGGATGGATGCAGTAGTTGGAGGAGAACCTATAACTCCCCGTCCTGGTAAACCAGTGGAAATTAACGCTCTTTGGTATTCTGCTTTATGTTGGCTGAGTCAATGGGCTGAACGTTTGAGTAAGTTTGATATGGGTGATTCAGAGCGTTTGGCAAAACAAGCGCGGCGTTACGCTCAACAAGCGCAACAAGTAAAAGCCTCTTTGCAAAAGTTCTGGAATCCACAGCTTGGTTATTTGTACGACACTATTGATTTAGACGATCGCCGTAATGCTCAAATTCGTCCTAATGCTGTATTAGCCTTATCTTTGCACCATTGCGGGTTTTCTCAACAACAAGGACAACAGATATTAGATTCGGCTACCTATCGCTTGTTAACTCCATACGGTCTACGTAGCCTCGACCCCGCAGACCCTGAATATATTGGTAAATATGAAGGTAATCTTGAAAAACGCGATCGCGCTTATCATCAAGGTACAGTTTGGACTTGGTTAATCGGGCCATTTATTCGCGCTTGGCAACGTTTCTATCCACAACAACCACTACCTTTTGATTGGCAACCCTTATTAGATCATTTTCTTAACGATGCTTGTCTTGGTTCTATTTCTGAAATCTTCGATGGCGACCCTCCCCACAGAGCAAGAGGAGCTGTTGCACAAGCTTGGTCAGTTGCTGAAATAATTAGACATTTTGAGTAG
- a CDS encoding NAD(P)/FAD-dependent oxidoreductase, with the protein MKVASLENNPPHQVVIIGGGFGGLYAAKALANANNVNVTLIDKRNFHLFQPLLYQVATGALSATDISAPLRSVLSKSKNTQVLLGEVNDIDSATQQVVMGDKKIPYDTLIVATGAKHSYFGKDDWQEVAPGLKTVEDAIEMRRRIFTAFEAAEQETDPVKRRALLTFVIVGGGPTGVELAGAIAELAYKTLQEDFRNIDTSETRILLLQGADRILPALAPELSKEAEASLKQFGVDVHTKTRVTNIENDIVTIKQGDEFKEVAAKTILWAAGVQASPMAKVLAQKTGVECDRSGRVIVEADLSVKGYENIFVVGDLANFSHQNGQPLPGVAPVAKQEGEYVATLIKKRLRGKTLPAFKYTDYGNLAMIGQNSAVVDLGLIKLTGFSAWVFWLLIHIYFLIEFDHKILVMMQWAWNYLTRKRSARLITGEESLALAKGNDSESHYAPANNRQPINA; encoded by the coding sequence ATGAAAGTAGCTTCACTTGAGAACAATCCACCCCATCAGGTTGTCATCATTGGTGGAGGCTTTGGTGGACTATATGCAGCAAAGGCGTTAGCTAATGCGAATAATGTAAATGTTACTCTCATCGATAAACGTAACTTCCATTTATTTCAACCACTTTTATATCAAGTTGCTACAGGTGCGCTATCAGCTACAGATATTTCCGCTCCATTGCGTTCTGTACTCAGCAAAAGCAAAAATACACAAGTGTTGCTAGGAGAAGTCAATGATATTGACTCAGCAACACAACAAGTAGTTATGGGTGATAAAAAAATCCCCTACGATACTTTAATTGTTGCCACAGGTGCAAAGCATTCTTACTTCGGTAAGGATGACTGGCAAGAAGTAGCTCCCGGCTTGAAAACTGTAGAAGATGCGATTGAAATGCGTCGCCGTATCTTTACAGCTTTTGAAGCAGCAGAACAAGAAACAGACCCTGTAAAACGCCGTGCCTTGTTGACCTTTGTAATTGTTGGTGGTGGCCCTACAGGCGTAGAATTAGCAGGTGCGATCGCAGAGTTAGCATACAAAACTCTACAAGAAGATTTCCGTAACATTGACACCTCAGAAACTAGAATCTTACTATTACAAGGTGCTGATCGTATCCTCCCAGCCCTTGCACCAGAGTTATCCAAAGAAGCTGAAGCATCCTTAAAACAGTTTGGTGTGGACGTACACACCAAAACTCGCGTCACAAATATCGAAAACGATATTGTTACCATCAAACAAGGTGATGAGTTTAAAGAAGTTGCCGCCAAAACTATATTATGGGCAGCAGGTGTACAAGCCTCACCAATGGCGAAAGTTTTAGCTCAAAAAACTGGAGTAGAATGCGATCGCTCTGGACGAGTGATTGTGGAAGCAGACCTCAGTGTTAAAGGATATGAGAACATATTTGTAGTAGGTGACTTAGCTAACTTCTCTCACCAAAACGGTCAACCCCTTCCTGGTGTTGCACCCGTAGCTAAACAAGAAGGTGAATACGTCGCCACATTAATCAAAAAACGCCTACGCGGTAAAACCTTGCCAGCCTTTAAATATACTGATTACGGCAACCTAGCCATGATTGGGCAAAATTCAGCCGTTGTAGATTTAGGCTTAATCAAGCTGACAGGCTTCTCTGCATGGGTGTTCTGGCTACTAATTCACATCTATTTCTTAATCGAGTTTGACCACAAAATCTTAGTTATGATGCAGTGGGCTTGGAACTACCTCACCCGCAAACGTAGCGCCAGATTGATTACAGGTGAAGAATCTTTAGCATTGGCTAAAGGTAATGATAGTGAAAGCCATTACGCACCAGCAAACAATAGACAACCAATTAACGCTTAG